A window of Thermotoga sp. contains these coding sequences:
- a CDS encoding ABC transporter ATP-binding protein, with protein MFLLKGVRYRNILEIEELHIPEKMVTVIVGESGSGKTTLLKMLNKLVTPDRGEIFFKGEPLEKIDAVELRRKVVMIPQFPVVFPGDVRENLIVGLKFSEKNIPSDEKLREVLELVMLKKSLNDDPEKFSGGEKQRLALARVGLMDPDVFLLDEPTSSLDKETGVEIVRRVINLVRKKKKTLIMVTHDPELKKFADQLIEMRDGRVWYGTDRH; from the coding sequence ATGTTTCTTCTCAAAGGCGTGAGGTACAGAAACATTCTCGAAATAGAAGAACTACACATCCCCGAAAAGATGGTCACCGTCATCGTGGGTGAGAGTGGATCCGGTAAAACGACTCTTTTGAAGATGTTGAACAAGCTGGTCACCCCGGACAGAGGAGAGATCTTTTTCAAAGGAGAACCCCTCGAAAAGATAGACGCCGTCGAGCTCAGAAGGAAGGTGGTTATGATACCTCAATTTCCTGTTGTTTTTCCAGGCGATGTGAGAGAGAATCTCATTGTGGGTCTGAAGTTTTCAGAAAAGAACATACCTTCCGACGAGAAACTCAGGGAGGTTTTGGAGCTTGTAATGCTGAAGAAGTCGCTAAACGATGATCCGGAGAAATTCTCGGGGGGGGAAAAGCAGCGTCTGGCCCTTGCGAGGGTGGGGCTCATGGACCCAGACGTGTTTCTCCTGGATGAACCCACTTCCTCTCTGGACAAGGAGACGGGGGTTGAGATCGTAAGGAGGGTGATCAATCTTGTGCGAAAGAAGAAAAAAACACTCATCATGGTCACACACGATCCAGAGTTGAAGAAGTTCGCAGACCAGCTGATAGAGATGAGAGACGGGAGGGTCTGGTATGGGACCGATAGACATTAG